In Streptomyces sp. NBC_00483, a single window of DNA contains:
- a CDS encoding aldehyde dehydrogenase family protein codes for MSAAAALDTSPLDQAVSDLREHAPSWTATPLDERIALLERTLPRIADGAAAMVADAATAKGYAETSEWAAEDWITAPWALAQTITAYLHVLRRLAAGKEPIDPKSVRSHEGRTVVDVFPTLTSDRLLLNGFTAQVWTLPGTTPEQVLTRAAGEYRGRPGESAVSLVLGAGNVASITPLDILQKLYAEGEVVIAKMNPVNAYLRPHFEKVFAEYVDRGWVRFVDGGAAEGAYLTGHEDIDTIHVTGSERTHDAIVWGTDEQAEQRRAEDAPLIGKPFTSELGGVSPCIVTPGPWSDADFRFQAENIVTSKLNNSGHNCIATQVLVVPREWDGTEKLLAEVRKVLAELSPRPDYYPGAADRVAKVTDAHPGAEKLGIDDSCRVLVPEIEGMDDVMITDEVFASVLGVVRLPGADAPHFLAAATEFANDKLPGTLGATLLVHPKTERTHSGAVADAIAALRYGTLGVNVWSAFGFLLGYTPWGAFPGNTRKDIGSGIGFVHNAFMLEDIEKTVVRAPFAPSPRGLFTGSPSLSPRPPFYVTNRTGLTTMKRLTAYTTAPSAAKLPGIFASALRG; via the coding sequence GTGAGCGCCGCAGCAGCACTCGACACCTCACCGCTGGACCAGGCCGTCAGCGACCTGCGCGAGCACGCACCGTCCTGGACCGCGACGCCGCTCGACGAGCGCATCGCGCTCCTGGAGCGGACGCTCCCGCGGATCGCCGACGGGGCCGCCGCGATGGTCGCCGACGCGGCCACCGCCAAGGGCTACGCCGAGACCTCGGAGTGGGCCGCCGAGGACTGGATCACCGCGCCGTGGGCCCTCGCCCAGACGATCACCGCCTACCTGCACGTCCTGCGCCGCCTCGCCGCCGGCAAGGAGCCGATCGACCCCAAGTCGGTGCGCAGCCACGAGGGCCGCACCGTCGTCGACGTCTTCCCGACCCTCACCTCCGACCGGCTGCTGCTCAACGGCTTCACGGCGCAGGTGTGGACGCTGCCCGGCACCACCCCCGAGCAGGTCCTGACCCGCGCGGCGGGGGAGTACCGCGGACGCCCCGGCGAGTCGGCCGTCTCCCTCGTCCTCGGCGCGGGGAACGTCGCCTCGATCACTCCGCTCGACATCCTCCAGAAGCTGTACGCGGAGGGCGAGGTCGTCATCGCCAAGATGAACCCCGTCAACGCGTATCTGCGCCCGCACTTCGAGAAGGTCTTCGCCGAGTACGTGGACCGCGGCTGGGTCCGCTTCGTCGACGGCGGCGCCGCCGAGGGCGCGTACCTCACCGGGCACGAGGACATCGACACCATCCACGTCACCGGCAGCGAGCGCACCCACGACGCCATCGTGTGGGGCACCGACGAGCAGGCCGAACAGCGCCGCGCCGAGGACGCCCCGCTCATCGGCAAGCCGTTCACCAGCGAGCTCGGCGGCGTCAGCCCCTGCATCGTGACGCCGGGCCCGTGGAGCGACGCCGACTTCCGCTTCCAGGCCGAGAACATCGTCACCAGCAAGCTCAACAACTCGGGCCACAACTGCATCGCCACGCAGGTCCTCGTCGTGCCCCGCGAGTGGGACGGCACGGAGAAGCTGCTCGCCGAGGTCCGCAAGGTCCTTGCCGAACTGTCGCCGCGGCCCGACTACTACCCGGGCGCCGCCGACCGCGTCGCCAAGGTCACGGACGCCCACCCGGGCGCCGAGAAGCTCGGCATCGACGACTCCTGTCGCGTCCTCGTCCCGGAGATCGAGGGCATGGACGACGTCATGATCACGGACGAGGTGTTCGCCAGCGTCCTCGGCGTGGTCCGCCTCCCGGGCGCCGACGCGCCCCACTTCCTCGCGGCGGCAACGGAGTTCGCCAACGACAAGCTCCCCGGCACCCTCGGTGCCACGCTGCTCGTGCACCCGAAGACGGAGCGCACTCACTCCGGCGCGGTCGCCGACGCGATCGCCGCGCTGCGCTACGGCACGCTGGGCGTCAACGTCTGGTCGGCCTTCGGCTTCCTGCTCGGCTACACGCCGTGGGGCGCCTTCCCCGGCAACACCCGCAAGGACATCGGCAGCGGCATCGGCTTCGTGCACAACGCGTTCATGCTGGAGGACATCGAGAAGACGGTGGTGCGCGCCCCGTTCGCCCCGTCCCCCCGCGGCCTCTTCACCGGCTCCCCGTCCCTGTCCCCGCGCCCCCCGTTCTACGTAACGAACCGCACGGGCCTGACCACAATGAAGCGCCTCACGGCGTACACGACGGCCCCGTCCGCAGCCAAGCTGCCGGGAATCTTCGCGTCGGCGCTGCGGGGCTGA
- a CDS encoding SHOCT domain-containing protein, with amino-acid sequence MPQRFGRPGLLGTIARTAVISGTASAVSGRVNRRMADRDMRHEMDAQAQMAPPPPMQQAAPVAGGTDRVSQLQALAELKAQGLLTEQEFAAEKARVLNG; translated from the coding sequence ATGCCGCAACGATTCGGACGGCCCGGACTCCTTGGCACGATCGCGCGCACCGCGGTCATCTCCGGTACCGCCTCCGCGGTCTCCGGCCGGGTGAACCGCAGGATGGCCGATCGTGACATGCGTCACGAGATGGACGCGCAGGCGCAGATGGCGCCGCCCCCTCCGATGCAGCAGGCGGCGCCTGTGGCCGGTGGCACGGATCGGGTTTCGCAGCTTCAGGCGCTTGCCGAGCTGAAGGCGCAAGGGTTGCTCACGGAGCAGGAGTTCGCGGCGGAGAAGGCGCGCGTTCTCAACGGTTGA
- a CDS encoding DUF6325 family protein, whose product MASGLNADTVGPVDVAVIAFDGNHFSGDVAPALRDLQKDGTVRILDLCFIRKAADGSVDVVELGDPEVTELFQQVADVRFDLLSDEDLKTVSDNLPAASSALVLAWENTWAARLGAAVRDSNGQVLMLERIPRESVDEAIEALATA is encoded by the coding sequence GTGGCCAGTGGCCTCAACGCCGACACCGTCGGTCCGGTGGATGTCGCCGTGATCGCCTTCGACGGCAACCACTTCAGCGGCGATGTCGCGCCCGCGCTGCGTGACCTGCAGAAGGACGGGACCGTACGGATCCTCGACCTGTGCTTCATCCGTAAGGCGGCCGACGGGTCCGTCGATGTCGTCGAGCTCGGCGACCCCGAGGTCACCGAGCTGTTCCAGCAGGTGGCCGACGTACGGTTCGACCTGCTCAGCGACGAGGACCTGAAGACCGTCTCCGACAACCTTCCGGCCGCGTCCTCCGCGCTCGTCCTGGCCTGGGAGAACACCTGGGCCGCGCGTCTCGGCGCCGCCGTGCGGGACTCGAACGGCCAGGTGCTGATGCTCGAGCGCATCCCGCGCGAATCCGTCGACGAGGCCATCGAAGCGCTCGCCACGGCCTGA
- a CDS encoding potassium channel family protein, producing the protein MVVCGDDALAERLGTELRELYRAQVTIVVPSTRAAGEPAQGGGRMRAAALLSRVQAAMGRFAPSDDDSLAGQAPRVMEAAVLSEDVLTEAGVARADALALVHDDDETNIRAALAARRLNPRLRLVIRLFDRKLGQHLAQLLDQAAALAQPDLAAESLDTSTTILSDADTAAPALAATAVAGTGKVVQADGLLLRAVERAPRGRGRAAAPGLCTLAILSSSNNDPSDTEGSDTSGQEEPLLLPDDQEIAAAVGRGSVVLDTVTPTEPALPPRRLAARALPLGSLFSRRVRWSLAVLVVCVLGLALATWATTESNPWRAGYLTMLDLFAIDEPAIGEPAARQIIQLLTGFAGLLLLPVLMAAVLEAMGTFRTASALRRPPRGLSGHVVLLGLGKIGTRVLARLHELGVPVVCVEENPEARGIPLARRLRVPTVIGDVRDEGVLEAAKVSRSHALLALTSLDTTNLEAALYARSVKPNLQVSLRLYDDAFATAVYRTLRAAHPRALTRSRSVTTLAAPAFAGAMMGREVLGAIPVERRVLLFAALDVAGHPHLEGRTVAASFRAGAWRVLAVDSTAPGQRRTGRGTAPEEDESAPGPGPVWEMDPGYVLRPTDRVVLAATRRGLAELLDSQSSYSAYASHQ; encoded by the coding sequence ATGGTCGTGTGCGGCGACGACGCGTTGGCCGAACGGCTCGGCACCGAACTGCGCGAGCTGTACCGCGCCCAGGTCACCATCGTCGTACCGTCGACGCGCGCCGCGGGCGAACCCGCGCAGGGCGGTGGCCGGATGCGGGCCGCCGCGCTGCTGAGCCGGGTGCAGGCCGCGATGGGCCGGTTCGCGCCGTCCGACGACGACTCGCTCGCCGGTCAGGCGCCGCGCGTCATGGAGGCCGCGGTGCTCAGCGAGGACGTGTTGACGGAGGCGGGCGTGGCGCGGGCGGACGCGCTGGCCCTGGTGCACGACGACGACGAGACCAATATCCGCGCCGCGCTGGCGGCCCGCCGCCTCAACCCCCGGCTGCGCCTCGTCATCCGGCTCTTCGACCGCAAGCTCGGCCAGCACCTGGCCCAGCTCCTCGACCAGGCGGCCGCGCTCGCGCAGCCCGACCTCGCCGCGGAGAGCCTCGACACGTCCACCACCATCCTGTCCGACGCGGACACGGCGGCGCCCGCGCTCGCCGCGACCGCCGTGGCGGGCACCGGCAAGGTCGTGCAGGCCGACGGGCTGCTGCTGCGCGCGGTCGAGCGCGCCCCGCGCGGCCGGGGCCGGGCCGCCGCCCCCGGCCTGTGCACGCTCGCGATCCTCTCCTCTTCGAACAACGACCCGTCGGACACGGAGGGTTCGGACACCTCGGGCCAGGAGGAGCCGCTGCTGCTGCCGGACGACCAGGAGATCGCGGCGGCGGTCGGGCGCGGCAGCGTCGTCCTCGACACCGTCACCCCGACGGAACCCGCACTGCCGCCGCGGCGCCTCGCCGCGCGGGCGCTGCCGCTCGGCTCGCTGTTCTCGCGCCGGGTGCGCTGGTCCCTGGCCGTGCTCGTGGTGTGCGTGCTCGGTCTCGCGCTCGCCACCTGGGCGACGACCGAGTCGAACCCGTGGCGGGCCGGCTATCTCACCATGCTCGACCTGTTCGCCATCGATGAACCGGCGATCGGTGAGCCCGCGGCCCGGCAGATCATCCAACTCCTCACCGGATTCGCCGGGTTGCTGCTGCTGCCGGTGCTGATGGCCGCGGTCCTGGAGGCGATGGGCACCTTCCGCACCGCCTCCGCGCTGCGCCGCCCGCCGCGCGGTCTGTCCGGGCACGTCGTGCTGCTCGGCCTCGGCAAGATCGGCACCCGCGTCCTGGCCCGGCTGCACGAACTCGGCGTCCCCGTCGTGTGCGTGGAGGAGAACCCGGAGGCCCGCGGCATCCCGCTCGCCCGCCGGCTGCGCGTGCCGACGGTCATCGGCGACGTACGCGACGAGGGCGTCCTGGAGGCCGCCAAGGTGTCCAGGTCGCACGCCCTCCTCGCCCTCACCAGCCTCGACACCACCAACCTCGAGGCCGCGCTCTACGCCCGCTCGGTCAAGCCGAACCTGCAGGTGAGCCTGCGCCTGTACGACGACGCGTTCGCCACCGCCGTCTACCGCACGCTGCGCGCCGCCCACCCGCGCGCCCTCACCCGCAGCCGCAGCGTCACGACCCTCGCGGCGCCCGCCTTCGCGGGGGCGATGATGGGACGGGAGGTCCTCGGCGCGATTCCGGTCGAGCGCCGGGTGCTGCTGTTCGCCGCGCTGGACGTGGCGGGCCATCCGCACCTGGAGGGGCGTACGGTCGCCGCGTCGTTCCGGGCCGGTGCCTGGCGCGTGCTCGCCGTCGACTCCACCGCACCCGGCCAACGGCGGACCGGCCGCGGGACGGCCCCGGAGGAGGACGAGTCGGCCCCGGGGCCCGGGCCCGTATGGGAGATGGACCCCGGCTATGTGCTGCGGCCCACCGACCGCGTCGTCCTCGCCGCCACCCGCAGGGGCCTCGCCGAACTCCTGGACTCGCAGTCGTCGTACTCCGCGTACGCGTCGCATCAATAG
- the rsgA gene encoding ribosome small subunit-dependent GTPase A, giving the protein MSSISSGSTSSGPTSSGSTSSGPVTTTAVLDAYGWDADWADTFASYAERGLVPGRVLRVDRGRCDLVTPEGVVHADTEYVVPRDPMKVICTGDWAAVDPAGADPRYVQAYLPRRTAFVRSTSSKRSEGQILAANVDHAIIAVSLAAELDLGRIERFLALAWESGAQPLVVLTKADLVPDPVGLSYLVSDVETAAPGVQVLPVSAHDGDGTEVLRAVVADGTSVLLGQSGAGKSTLANALMGEDVMDVRAVRDMDGKGRHTTTTRNLFALPGGGVLIDTPGLRGVGLYDAEGGVGQVFAEIAALAEDCRFHDCAHTVEPGCAVLAALEDGALHQRRLDSYRKLLRENERLAARTDARLRADMRKVWKQRGAEGRAAMEAKRGRVR; this is encoded by the coding sequence TTGTCTTCCATCTCTTCTGGGTCCACGTCCTCTGGGCCCACTTCTTCTGGTTCCACTTCTTCTGGTCCCGTCACCACCACCGCCGTTCTCGACGCGTACGGCTGGGACGCCGACTGGGCGGACACGTTCGCCTCCTACGCCGAGCGCGGCCTCGTGCCCGGCCGGGTGCTGCGCGTCGACCGCGGGCGGTGCGACCTCGTCACACCGGAAGGGGTCGTGCACGCCGACACCGAGTACGTCGTGCCCCGCGACCCCATGAAGGTCATCTGCACCGGCGACTGGGCGGCCGTCGACCCGGCCGGCGCCGACCCCCGCTACGTACAGGCGTATCTGCCGCGCCGGACCGCCTTCGTGCGCTCCACGTCGTCCAAGCGGTCCGAGGGGCAGATCCTCGCCGCGAACGTGGACCACGCGATCATCGCGGTCTCCCTCGCGGCCGAGCTCGACCTCGGGAGGATCGAACGGTTCCTCGCCCTGGCCTGGGAATCGGGGGCGCAGCCCCTGGTCGTCCTCACCAAGGCCGACCTCGTGCCGGACCCGGTCGGCCTGTCCTACCTCGTCTCCGACGTCGAGACGGCCGCACCCGGCGTGCAGGTGCTGCCCGTCAGCGCGCACGACGGGGACGGTACGGAGGTGCTGCGGGCGGTCGTCGCCGACGGTACGTCCGTGCTGCTCGGCCAGTCCGGGGCCGGGAAGTCGACGCTGGCCAACGCGCTGATGGGCGAGGACGTGATGGACGTCCGGGCCGTCCGTGACATGGACGGCAAGGGCCGTCACACCACGACCACCCGCAACCTGTTCGCCCTGCCGGGCGGCGGCGTGCTCATCGATACACCGGGGCTGCGCGGGGTCGGCCTGTACGACGCGGAAGGTGGCGTCGGGCAGGTCTTCGCGGAGATCGCGGCGCTGGCGGAGGACTGCCGGTTCCACGACTGCGCGCACACGGTCGAGCCGGGGTGTGCGGTGCTGGCCGCGTTGGAGGACGGGGCGTTGCACCAGCGCCGCCTCGACAGTTACCGCAAGCTTCTGCGGGAGAACGAGCGGCTTGCGGCGCGGACGGATGCGAGGTTGCGGGCGGATATGCGGAAGGTGTGGAAGCAGAGGGGGGCCGAGGGCCGTGCGGCGATGGAGGCGAAACGGGGTCGTGTCCGTTAG
- a CDS encoding DNA-3-methyladenine glycosylase 2 family protein: protein MTDEDTRYEAVRSRDARFDGEFFFAVETTGIYCRPSCPAVTPKRHNVRYYATAAAAQGSGFRACRRCRPDAVPGSADWNVRADVVGRAMRLIGDGIVDREGVGGLATRLGYSARQVQRQLTAELGAGPVALARAQRAHTARVLLQTTPLPVTEIAFAAGFASVRQFNDTIREVYARTPTQLRAEAPDKRPPVSRHRPSKEALRAPPSFAVAPAAGIPLRLAHRGAYQAGPVFDLLGSELLDGVEELNGLPGARTFRRALRLPYGTGVVRVDETTHDQPGAQAENRGGWLDARLQLTDLRDLTTVVGRLRRLFDLDADPYAIDERLALDPRLAPLVAARPGLRSPGAADPDELALRLVAGPAEAVRLVERYGKRLDAPSGSVDRLFPAPGELADEPGTLGALARALHIGALRLDPGADRDDAEAALRALPGMSPRTAALIRLRALGDPDVGVPEDDSMTDDAWRPWRSYARQHLIVEGQL, encoded by the coding sequence ATGACCGACGAAGACACGCGCTACGAAGCCGTCCGCAGCCGCGACGCGCGGTTCGACGGGGAGTTCTTCTTCGCTGTCGAGACCACCGGGATCTACTGCCGGCCGAGCTGCCCCGCGGTCACCCCGAAGCGGCACAACGTCCGGTACTACGCCACGGCCGCCGCGGCCCAGGGCTCGGGCTTCCGGGCCTGCCGCCGCTGCCGCCCCGACGCGGTGCCGGGCTCGGCCGACTGGAACGTGCGGGCCGACGTCGTGGGCCGCGCGATGCGGCTCATCGGCGACGGCATCGTCGACCGGGAGGGCGTCGGAGGGCTCGCCACCCGGCTCGGCTACAGCGCCCGCCAGGTGCAGCGCCAGCTCACCGCCGAGCTGGGCGCAGGCCCGGTCGCACTCGCCCGCGCCCAGCGCGCCCACACCGCGCGCGTCCTGCTGCAGACGACCCCGCTGCCGGTCACCGAGATCGCGTTCGCGGCCGGGTTCGCGAGCGTCAGGCAGTTCAACGACACGATCCGCGAGGTGTACGCCCGCACCCCCACGCAGCTGCGCGCCGAGGCGCCGGACAAGCGCCCGCCCGTCTCCCGCCACCGCCCTTCCAAGGAAGCGCTTCGCGCGCCCCCCTCATTCGCCGTGGCCCCCGCCGCCGGAATCCCGCTGCGCCTCGCCCATCGCGGCGCCTATCAGGCCGGTCCCGTCTTCGACCTGCTGGGTTCCGAACTCCTCGACGGAGTCGAGGAGTTGAACGGGCTGCCCGGCGCGCGCACCTTCCGGCGCGCGCTCCGGCTCCCGTACGGCACCGGTGTCGTACGCGTCGACGAGACCACGCACGATCAGCCCGGCGCGCAGGCCGAGAACCGTGGCGGCTGGCTGGACGCACGCCTCCAGCTGACCGATCTGCGCGATCTGACCACCGTCGTCGGCCGGCTGCGCCGCCTCTTCGACCTCGACGCCGATCCGTACGCGATCGACGAGCGGCTCGCCCTCGACCCGAGGCTCGCCCCGCTGGTCGCCGCCCGGCCGGGACTGCGCTCGCCGGGCGCCGCCGACCCCGACGAACTGGCGCTGCGCCTGGTCGCAGGGCCGGCGGAGGCCGTGCGGCTCGTCGAGCGGTACGGCAAGCGGCTCGACGCGCCCAGTGGCAGCGTCGACCGGCTGTTCCCCGCGCCGGGGGAGCTGGCCGACGAGCCGGGCACGCTCGGCGCGCTCGCCCGCGCCCTGCACATCGGTGCGCTCCGGCTCGACCCGGGCGCCGACCGTGACGACGCCGAAGCGGCGCTGCGCGCGCTGCCCGGCATGTCCCCGCGCACCGCCGCCCTGATCCGCCTGCGTGCCCTGGGCGACCCGGACGTGGGAGTGCCCGAGGACGACTCCATGACCGATGACGCGTGGCGCCCCTGGCGCTCGTACGCGCGCCAACACCTCATCGTAGAAGGACAGTTGTGA
- a CDS encoding methylated-DNA--[protein]-cysteine S-methyltransferase, with protein MSNNANANANVNAETDTELRTVYYTTLASPLGELLLTADSSGALTSLSVPGQKGGRVVGEGWVRDPARFAEAERQLAAYFSGELEEFELELKPEGTEFRRRVWDALDDVPYGATTTYGDVAARIGASRAAVRAVGGAVGANPLLIVRPCHRVIGADGSLTGYAGGLERKVELLTLEGSL; from the coding sequence GTGAGCAACAACGCCAACGCCAACGCCAACGTCAACGCCGAAACCGACACCGAACTCCGTACGGTCTACTACACGACCCTGGCCAGTCCGCTCGGCGAGCTTCTGCTCACCGCCGACTCCTCCGGTGCCCTCACCTCCCTCTCCGTGCCCGGGCAGAAGGGCGGCCGGGTCGTCGGCGAGGGGTGGGTGCGCGACCCCGCGCGGTTCGCGGAGGCCGAGCGGCAGCTCGCCGCGTACTTCTCCGGTGAACTGGAGGAATTCGAGCTGGAGTTGAAGCCCGAGGGCACCGAGTTCCGGCGGCGCGTCTGGGACGCGCTCGACGACGTGCCGTACGGGGCCACCACCACGTACGGCGACGTGGCCGCCCGCATCGGCGCCTCGCGCGCCGCCGTCCGGGCCGTCGGTGGCGCGGTCGGCGCCAACCCGCTGCTGATCGTGCGGCCCTGCCACCGGGTGATCGGCGCGGACGGTTCGCTGACCGGGTACGCGGGCGGCCTGGAGCGCAAGGTCGAGCTGCTTACGCTGGAGGGCTCCCTCTGA
- a CDS encoding PPOX class F420-dependent oxidoreductase, whose translation MTEFSDAERAYLKSQRLGRIATVDPQGRPQANPVGYFPQDDGTVLIGGYSMGATKKWRNLEANPNVSLVVDDIASVTPWRVRGVDIRGEAELLVGPHQLGAHMSEEVIRIHPRKVHSWGLEEDAG comes from the coding sequence ATGACCGAATTCAGCGATGCCGAACGCGCCTACCTGAAGTCGCAGCGCCTGGGCCGGATAGCCACCGTCGACCCGCAGGGGCGGCCGCAGGCCAACCCCGTCGGCTACTTCCCGCAGGACGACGGGACGGTCCTGATCGGCGGTTACTCGATGGGCGCGACCAAGAAGTGGCGCAACCTGGAGGCCAACCCGAACGTCTCGCTCGTGGTCGACGACATCGCGAGCGTCACCCCGTGGCGGGTGCGCGGCGTGGACATCCGCGGCGAGGCCGAACTCCTCGTGGGACCCCACCAGTTGGGGGCCCACATGAGCGAGGAGGTCATCCGGATCCACCCGCGGAAGGTGCACAGCTGGGGCTTGGAGGAGGACGCGGGCTGA
- a CDS encoding 4'-phosphopantetheinyl transferase family protein, which translates to MDDVRELPAAGPVRLWLVTTAGSGPPGDGAGVLDAEESRRAAAFHFDRHRVRYVAAHLALRGILGEWLGRDPGDVRFTRLACPGCGGPHGRPALADAPGPHFSLSHSGDLALVALAPAPVGADVEELPSAKVAEDLTAVLHPRERTELAALAGPEERRLAVARAWVRKEAYLKGLGTGLSRGTDRDYVGVRAGSPGAPNGWSLRDVPMPEGYTAAVALGPEA; encoded by the coding sequence GTGGACGACGTACGGGAGTTGCCCGCTGCCGGGCCGGTCCGGCTGTGGCTCGTCACGACGGCGGGGAGCGGTCCACCGGGGGACGGCGCCGGTGTTCTCGACGCCGAGGAGTCGCGCCGCGCCGCCGCCTTCCACTTCGACCGGCACCGGGTGCGCTACGTCGCCGCGCATCTCGCGCTCCGCGGCATCCTGGGCGAATGGCTCGGCCGCGACCCCGGCGACGTACGGTTCACGCGTCTGGCCTGCCCCGGCTGCGGTGGCCCGCACGGCCGGCCGGCCCTCGCGGACGCCCCCGGCCCGCACTTCTCCCTCTCCCACAGCGGCGACCTCGCCCTGGTGGCGCTGGCCCCCGCGCCGGTCGGCGCCGATGTGGAGGAGCTGCCTTCGGCCAAGGTCGCCGAGGACCTCACGGCGGTGCTGCACCCGCGCGAGCGCACGGAGCTTGCGGCGCTCGCGGGACCGGAGGAGCGCCGGCTCGCCGTGGCCCGCGCCTGGGTCCGCAAGGAGGCCTACCTGAAGGGGCTCGGCACGGGCCTGTCCCGCGGCACCGACCGCGACTACGTGGGCGTACGGGCCGGCTCCCCCGGCGCCCCGAACGGCTGGTCGCTGCGCGACGTACCGATGCCCGAGGGGTACACGGCGGCGGTCGCGCTCGGTCCGGAGGCGTAG
- a CDS encoding response regulator transcription factor, whose protein sequence is MRLIIAEDSTLLREGLVRLLAEEGHEVVAALGDATALPDTVDELAPDVVVVDIRMPPTHTDEGLRAALEIRERRPSTGVLVLSQHVERTYAAQLLAGGAEGIGYLLKDRVARVDEFLDALDRIRAGSAVIDPEVVRQLVGRSTRTDSLSGLTPRERDVLEVLAQGHTNTGIGERLHLSLSAVEKHLNAVFDKLDLPRATGYNRRILAVLRYLEA, encoded by the coding sequence GTGCGCCTGATCATCGCCGAGGACTCGACCCTGTTGCGCGAAGGCCTGGTGCGGCTGCTCGCGGAGGAGGGGCACGAGGTCGTCGCCGCGCTCGGGGACGCCACCGCGCTGCCCGACACCGTCGACGAACTCGCCCCCGACGTCGTGGTCGTCGACATCCGGATGCCCCCGACGCACACCGACGAGGGGCTGAGGGCGGCCCTGGAGATCCGCGAGCGGCGCCCGTCGACGGGCGTGCTGGTCCTCTCCCAGCACGTGGAGCGCACCTATGCGGCGCAGTTGCTCGCGGGCGGCGCCGAGGGCATCGGCTATCTGCTCAAGGACCGCGTCGCGCGGGTCGACGAGTTCCTGGACGCACTGGACCGGATCCGGGCGGGCAGCGCGGTCATCGACCCGGAAGTCGTACGGCAGTTGGTGGGGCGCAGTACGCGCACCGACTCCCTGTCCGGGCTCACGCCGCGTGAGCGCGACGTCCTGGAGGTGCTGGCGCAGGGCCACACCAACACGGGCATCGGCGAGCGACTGCACCTGTCCCTGAGCGCGGTGGAGAAGCATCTGAACGCGGTCTTCGACAAGCTGGACCTGCCGCGCGCCACCGGCTACAACCGGCGGATCCTCGCGGTCCTGCGCTACCTGGAGGCCTGA
- a CDS encoding sensor histidine kinase, translated as MGWTQAGRRGTGVLLGCGTAITGLLYLAVAGAALGPSLLRPPSRPRARAALAAGARRIAALDRRRRTGCFGDRFPLHYEPGDSEVLRYVATRAYAGTVTAVTLALIGFGVVIAAVFAAALVGGRVGPAELLWQVLLGGALLFLGVQGLRSLYALDARLARDTFGPSERELLRRRIDELATSRAAVVHAVDAERRRIERDLHDGLQQRLVALAMLLGRARRPGRTPEQAEALLRQAHEESQDVLAELREVAWRVYPSALDGPGLREALGGVAERSPVPLRLAYDVPGPLPQLVETAAYFVVSEAVTNAAKHACATDVEARLALKAGVLTVRVRDDGTGGADPAGAGLSGLRGRVEALDGRLRVDSPLGGPTTVTAELPCA; from the coding sequence GTGGGGTGGACGCAGGCGGGGCGCAGGGGGACGGGTGTGCTCCTCGGGTGCGGCACCGCGATCACCGGCCTGCTGTACCTCGCCGTCGCAGGCGCCGCCCTCGGCCCCTCCCTTCTCCGGCCGCCCAGCCGCCCCCGGGCACGGGCCGCGCTGGCGGCGGGCGCCCGCCGGATCGCCGCCCTCGACCGGCGCCGCCGCACCGGCTGCTTCGGCGACCGCTTCCCGCTGCACTACGAGCCCGGCGACAGCGAGGTCCTGCGCTACGTCGCCACCCGCGCCTACGCCGGAACGGTCACCGCTGTGACGCTCGCCCTGATCGGGTTCGGCGTCGTCATCGCCGCCGTGTTCGCCGCCGCCCTGGTCGGCGGCCGGGTCGGGCCCGCCGAACTGCTCTGGCAGGTCCTGCTCGGCGGCGCCCTGCTCTTCCTGGGCGTACAGGGCCTGCGTTCCCTGTACGCGCTGGACGCCCGGCTGGCCCGCGACACCTTCGGCCCCTCCGAGCGCGAACTCCTGCGCCGCCGCATCGACGAACTCGCCACCAGCCGCGCCGCCGTCGTGCACGCCGTCGACGCGGAGCGCCGCCGCATCGAGCGCGATCTGCACGACGGCCTCCAGCAGCGCCTTGTCGCGCTCGCGATGCTGCTCGGCCGGGCCCGCCGCCCTGGGCGTACCCCGGAGCAGGCCGAGGCACTGCTGCGGCAGGCCCACGAGGAGTCCCAGGACGTGCTGGCGGAACTGCGCGAGGTGGCCTGGCGGGTGTATCCGTCGGCGCTCGACGGGCCGGGCCTGCGCGAGGCGCTGGGCGGCGTCGCGGAGCGCAGCCCGGTGCCGCTGCGGCTCGCCTACGACGTACCCGGGCCGCTGCCCCAACTCGTGGAGACCGCCGCCTACTTCGTCGTCTCCGAGGCGGTGACGAACGCGGCCAAGCACGCCTGCGCCACCGACGTCGAGGCCCGACTCGCCCTCAAGGCAGGCGTGTTGACCGTCAGAGTGCGGGACGACGGGACCGGCGGCGCCGATCCGGCCGGCGCCGGGCTCAGCGGACTACGCGGACGCGTCGAGGCGCTCGACGGCCGGCTGCGCGTCGACAGCCCCTTGGGGGGACCCACCACCGTGACCGCGGAGCTGCCGTGCGCCTGA